The Paracoccus sediminicola genome has a segment encoding these proteins:
- a CDS encoding DUF779 domain-containing protein translates to MSTVTATEAALELLDEIIAEHGPVLFHQSGGCCDGSSPMCYPAGDFKIGERDVKIGDIGGMPFYISASQYETWKHTDLIIDVVAGRGGMFSLDNGREKRFLTRSEVCAVPDQPAER, encoded by the coding sequence ATGAGCACCGTCACCGCCACCGAAGCCGCGCTTGAATTGCTGGATGAGATCATCGCCGAGCACGGCCCGGTCCTGTTTCACCAGTCGGGCGGCTGCTGCGACGGCTCGTCGCCGATGTGCTATCCGGCGGGCGATTTCAAGATTGGCGAGCGGGATGTGAAGATCGGCGATATCGGCGGCATGCCTTTCTATATCTCGGCGTCGCAATACGAGACCTGGAAGCACACCGATCTGATCATCGACGTGGTGGCGGGGCGCGGCGGCATGTTCAGCCTTGATAACGGGCGTGAGAAACGGTTTCTCACCCGCTCGGAAGTCTGCGCCGTGCCGGATCAGCCCGCCGAGCGATAG
- a CDS encoding DNA topoisomerase IB, whose product MPKDQDSSIVDAEDAAVSAGLLYVNDDMPGITRVRAGKGFSYRDAKGNTIRDKAERKRLAALAIPPAYEDVWICPDPRGHIQATGRDAKGRKQYRYHPEFRELRDSAKYDHMLDFAAALPKIRSKVRDDMGKRGLPAEKMLATIVWLLENTMIRVGNTGYAKDNKSHGLTTLRDRHVSFDGSEIRFRFKGKGGKEWDLDIRNKRVAKIVRAAQDIPGQHLFQYLDEDGARHEIDSGDVNDYLREVSGREVTAKDFRTWTGTVLAALALSEFEKADSETAAKANVRDAIEDVAARLGNTPAICRKCYVHPQIIDAYMAQELKLELRDKIADDLKKPGLRPEEKQVLKFLKQRLKT is encoded by the coding sequence ATGCCCAAGGATCAGGACAGTTCCATCGTCGATGCAGAGGACGCGGCGGTCAGCGCCGGCCTGCTGTATGTGAATGACGACATGCCGGGCATCACGCGTGTCCGGGCCGGGAAGGGGTTTTCCTATCGCGACGCGAAGGGCAACACGATCCGTGACAAGGCCGAGCGCAAGCGGCTGGCCGCGCTTGCCATTCCGCCGGCCTATGAGGATGTCTGGATCTGCCCCGATCCGCGTGGCCATATCCAGGCCACCGGGCGTGACGCGAAGGGTCGCAAGCAGTATCGCTATCACCCGGAATTCCGCGAGCTGCGCGACTCGGCCAAATACGATCACATGCTGGATTTCGCGGCGGCGCTGCCCAAGATCCGCAGCAAGGTCCGCGACGACATGGGAAAGCGTGGCCTGCCGGCTGAAAAGATGCTCGCGACCATCGTGTGGCTTTTGGAAAACACCATGATCCGCGTCGGCAATACCGGCTATGCCAAGGACAACAAGTCACACGGTCTGACCACGCTGCGTGACCGGCATGTCAGCTTTGACGGCTCGGAAATCCGGTTTCGCTTCAAGGGCAAGGGCGGCAAGGAATGGGATCTGGATATCCGCAACAAGCGTGTCGCCAAGATCGTCCGCGCCGCGCAGGATATTCCCGGCCAGCATCTGTTCCAGTATCTCGACGAGGATGGCGCGCGCCACGAGATCGACTCCGGCGACGTGAATGATTACCTGCGCGAGGTGTCGGGACGTGAGGTCACGGCGAAGGACTTCCGCACCTGGACGGGCACGGTGCTGGCGGCGCTCGCCCTGTCCGAATTTGAAAAAGCCGACAGCGAGACCGCCGCCAAGGCCAATGTCCGCGATGCCATCGAGGACGTTGCGGCACGGCTTGGCAACACGCCCGCGATCTGCCGGAAATGCTATGTCCACCCCCAGATTATCGACGCCTATATGGCGCAAGAACTGAAGCTCGAACTGCGCGACAAGATCGCTGACGACCTGAAAAAGCCCGGACTGCGGCCCGAGGAAAAGCAGGTTCTCAAATTCCTGAAGCAGAGGTTGAAGACATGA
- the adh gene encoding aldehyde dehydrogenase, with protein sequence MANDQPKNMTGESAVPFASRYNNFIGGEFVAPRSGKYFNNVTPVTGAEIGEIARSNADDVELALDAAHKAREGWGNSSATERSNMLLKIADRMEQNLEKLATAETWDNGKPIRETMAADIPLAIDHFRYFAGAIRAQEGGISEIDHDTLAYHYHEPLGVVGQIIPWNFPILMATWKLAPALAAGNCVVLKPAEQTPASIMVLAELIADILPPGVLNIVNGFGLEAGKPLASNPRIAKIAFTGETTTGRLIMQYAAENLIPVTLELGGKSPNIFFEDVAREDDDFFDKALEGFAMFALNQGEVCTCPSRALIQESIYDRFMEKAVKRVEAIQQGDPRAEGTMIGAQASSEQQEKILSYLDIGKKEGAEVLTGGEAADLGGELSNGYYVKPTIFKGNNKMRVFQEEIFGPVVSVATFKTKEEAIEIANDTLYGLGAGVWSREANTCYRAGRAIKAGRVWTNCYHAYPAHAAFGGYKQSGIGRENHRMMLDHYQQTKNLLVSYSPKKLGFF encoded by the coding sequence ATGGCCAATGACCAGCCAAAGAACATGACCGGCGAAAGCGCCGTTCCATTCGCCAGCCGCTATAACAATTTCATCGGCGGCGAATTCGTGGCCCCGCGCTCGGGAAAATACTTCAACAACGTCACACCCGTCACCGGCGCCGAAATCGGAGAGATCGCGCGGTCTAACGCGGATGATGTGGAACTTGCGCTCGACGCCGCCCACAAGGCGCGCGAGGGCTGGGGCAACAGCTCTGCGACCGAGCGCAGCAACATGCTGCTCAAGATCGCCGATCGGATGGAACAGAACCTGGAAAAGCTCGCCACCGCCGAGACCTGGGACAACGGCAAACCGATCCGCGAGACCATGGCTGCCGACATCCCGCTGGCGATCGACCATTTCCGCTATTTCGCCGGCGCGATCCGCGCGCAGGAGGGTGGCATCTCGGAAATCGATCATGACACGCTGGCCTATCATTATCATGAGCCGTTGGGCGTGGTCGGCCAGATCATCCCGTGGAACTTCCCGATCCTGATGGCGACATGGAAGCTCGCACCCGCGCTTGCAGCGGGGAACTGCGTGGTGCTGAAGCCGGCCGAACAGACGCCCGCCAGCATCATGGTTCTGGCCGAGCTGATCGCCGATATCCTGCCGCCGGGTGTGCTGAACATCGTCAACGGTTTCGGGCTGGAGGCCGGCAAGCCGCTCGCCTCGAACCCGCGCATCGCCAAGATCGCCTTCACCGGCGAAACGACGACGGGCCGGCTGATCATGCAATACGCCGCCGAAAACCTGATCCCGGTGACGCTGGAACTGGGCGGGAAATCCCCGAATATCTTTTTTGAGGACGTGGCCCGCGAGGATGACGACTTCTTCGACAAGGCGCTTGAGGGCTTCGCCATGTTCGCGCTGAACCAGGGCGAGGTCTGCACCTGCCCGTCCCGCGCGCTGATCCAGGAATCGATCTATGACCGGTTCATGGAAAAGGCCGTGAAGCGTGTCGAGGCCATACAGCAAGGCGATCCGCGCGCCGAAGGCACGATGATCGGCGCTCAGGCGTCTTCGGAGCAGCAAGAGAAAATCCTGTCCTATCTCGACATTGGCAAGAAGGAGGGTGCCGAGGTGCTGACCGGCGGCGAGGCTGCCGATCTGGGGGGCGAGCTGTCGAATGGCTATTACGTCAAGCCGACGATCTTCAAGGGAAACAACAAGATGCGTGTTTTCCAGGAAGAAATCTTCGGCCCCGTCGTATCCGTTGCGACCTTCAAGACCAAGGAAGAGGCGATCGAGATCGCCAATGACACGCTTTACGGCCTCGGCGCCGGGGTGTGGAGCCGTGAGGCCAATACCTGCTATCGCGCAGGCCGTGCGATCAAGGCGGGCCGCGTCTGGACCAATTGCTATCACGCCTATCCGGCCCATGCGGCCTTCGGAGGCTATAAGCAGTCCGGCATCGGGCGCGAAAATCACCGGATGATGCTGGATCACTATCAGCAGACCAAGAATCTTCTGGTCAGCTATAGCCCCAAGAAGCTGGGGTTCTTCTGA
- a CDS encoding GAF domain-containing protein: MARKSHADFVAEQSQSASAASSLVSSWRRSLVKYGLDPAETRLPGRATAAELSDRIAAMEWVVNLAAPQLDQLYDLVGLSGCNVLLTDARGLVLAQRVRDGDAMQFREWGLSEGFDWSEAAQGTNGIGTCLAEGRALTIAGEEHFHTRNTAMTCMDAPIFGPDGHLIAALDVSSARAGGDEFHRLIEAHVARTASAIEAMLFRASFPAARIIVAGEDRGGAAALIAVDRDDLTIGATRAARKVLGLPREGDIPARPAVDLLQWDDEMRGFDKGERAAIARALARSGGNVSAAARALKIGRATLYRRMARLGLDQK, from the coding sequence ATGGCGCGGAAATCTCACGCCGACTTCGTGGCCGAACAGTCACAATCCGCAAGTGCGGCCTCGTCGCTGGTGTCATCCTGGCGGCGCTCGCTGGTGAAATATGGGCTCGACCCGGCAGAGACCCGGTTGCCCGGACGGGCCACGGCTGCCGAGTTATCTGATCGGATCGCGGCGATGGAATGGGTGGTGAACCTCGCCGCACCGCAGCTCGACCAGCTTTATGATCTGGTCGGCTTGTCGGGTTGCAATGTGCTGCTGACCGATGCGCGGGGGCTGGTTCTGGCACAGCGCGTGCGCGACGGCGACGCCATGCAGTTCCGCGAGTGGGGGCTGTCGGAGGGCTTTGACTGGTCCGAGGCCGCTCAGGGCACGAACGGCATCGGCACCTGCCTTGCCGAGGGCCGCGCCCTGACCATCGCCGGCGAGGAACATTTTCATACCCGTAATACCGCGATGACCTGCATGGATGCGCCGATCTTCGGTCCCGACGGGCATCTTATCGCCGCGCTCGATGTCAGCTCGGCGCGGGCTGGCGGGGACGAGTTCCACCGCCTGATCGAGGCACATGTTGCCCGCACGGCATCCGCCATCGAGGCGATGCTGTTCCGCGCCAGCTTTCCTGCCGCGCGGATCATCGTTGCGGGCGAAGATCGCGGCGGCGCGGCCGCGCTGATCGCCGTTGACAGGGATGACCTGACCATCGGCGCCACTCGCGCCGCCCGCAAGGTGCTGGGTCTGCCGCGAGAGGGCGATATCCCGGCCCGCCCTGCCGTCGATCTGTTGCAGTGGGATGATGAGATGCGTGGCTTCGACAAGGGCGAGCGCGCCGCGATTGCGCGCGCTCTCGCCCGCAGCGGTGGCAATGTTTCTGCCGCGGCGCGGGCGCTGAAGATTGGGCGCGCAACGCTGTATCGGCGCATGGCGCGGCTCGGTCTCGACCAGAAATAG
- a CDS encoding ribonuclease activity regulator RraA: MNMQTREKLMGVSVATLATALYKRGLRNQVIQGVHPVGWKGRNMVGPAFTLRYMPAREDRNTLAAFRSPEHPQRVAIETCPEGSVLVMDSRKQANAASAGDILITRLMKRGGAGVVTDGGFRDAAVIAELEMPAYHTRPSSPTNLTNNEAIAINEPIGCGDAPVFPGDIIVGDADCVIVIPAEMADEIADEAVEMTAYEDFVVERVKDGAAIIGLYPCTKDEHREAFERWRKENNR, from the coding sequence ATGAACATGCAAACCCGAGAAAAGCTGATGGGTGTATCTGTCGCGACGCTGGCCACGGCGCTGTATAAGCGCGGTCTGCGGAACCAGGTCATTCAGGGCGTCCACCCTGTCGGCTGGAAAGGGCGCAACATGGTCGGCCCCGCCTTCACCCTGCGCTACATGCCCGCACGTGAGGACCGTAACACGCTGGCCGCGTTCCGCAGCCCGGAGCATCCGCAGCGCGTCGCGATCGAGACCTGTCCCGAGGGGTCGGTTCTGGTCATGGACAGCCGCAAACAGGCCAATGCCGCATCCGCCGGGGATATCCTCATCACCCGGCTGATGAAGCGCGGCGGGGCCGGGGTCGTCACCGATGGAGGCTTCCGCGACGCTGCCGTCATCGCGGAACTCGAGATGCCGGCCTATCACACGCGGCCCTCCAGCCCGACCAACCTGACCAATAACGAGGCGATCGCGATCAACGAACCCATCGGCTGCGGCGATGCCCCGGTCTTTCCGGGCGACATCATCGTGGGCGATGCGGATTGCGTGATCGTCATTCCGGCCGAAATGGCCGACGAGATCGCCGACGAGGCCGTCGAGATGACCGCCTATGAGGATTTCGTGGTCGAACGGGTCAAGGACGGCGCGGCGATCATCGGGCTTTATCCCTGCACCAAGGATGAGCATCGAGAGGCGTTCGAGCGTTGGCGCAAGGAAAACAACCGCTAG
- a CDS encoding aldehyde dehydrogenase (NADP(+)), whose product MSFKPHGKHLIAGEWVGSDDSFASEPAHGPSHDFSAGTVGLVNRAAESAEDAFWSYGYSSREERAKFLEAIADEMEARADQITEIGTQETGLPEARLQGERGRTTGQLRLFADHIRKGDYLDRRHDSALPDREPLPRPDLRMIQRPIGPVAVFGASNFPLAFSTAGGDTAAALAAGCPVVVKGHSAHPGTGEIVAEAIHAAIEKTGMPAGVFSLIQGGNREVGQALVQHPLIKAVGFTGSLAGGRALFDLCAQRDEPIPFFGELGSVNPMFVLPEATKARGAEIGKGWAGSLTMGAGQFCTNPGIAVIGKGAEGDAFVKAAADALKEVGPQVMLTEGIAKAYRDGKSRFDGRNSVEPIVTTDSAGREANPNLYETDAQTYLQDHALGEEVFGPLGLVIRVDGVDEMVQLAKGFEGQLTATIHMDDGDTDAARKLLPVLERKAGRVLANGFPTGVEVADAMVHGGPYPASTNFGATSVGTLSIRRFLRPVSFQNIPEGVLPADIA is encoded by the coding sequence ATGAGTTTCAAACCCCACGGCAAACACCTGATCGCAGGCGAATGGGTCGGCAGCGATGACAGCTTTGCCTCTGAACCCGCCCACGGCCCGAGCCATGATTTCAGCGCCGGTACAGTAGGCTTGGTGAACCGCGCGGCAGAGTCCGCCGAGGACGCGTTCTGGAGCTATGGCTATTCCAGCCGGGAAGAGCGCGCGAAATTCCTCGAAGCGATTGCGGATGAGATGGAGGCCCGCGCCGATCAGATCACCGAGATCGGGACCCAGGAAACCGGCCTGCCGGAAGCGCGGTTGCAGGGCGAGCGGGGGCGCACAACGGGCCAGCTGCGCCTGTTCGCGGACCATATTCGCAAGGGCGATTATCTGGACCGCCGCCACGACAGCGCATTGCCCGACCGCGAGCCGCTGCCGCGTCCAGATCTGCGCATGATCCAGAGGCCCATCGGTCCGGTGGCGGTGTTCGGGGCGTCGAATTTCCCGCTGGCCTTTTCGACCGCGGGTGGGGACACCGCCGCCGCGCTCGCCGCCGGCTGCCCGGTGGTGGTCAAGGGCCACTCCGCCCATCCCGGCACCGGCGAGATCGTGGCTGAGGCGATCCACGCTGCCATCGAGAAGACCGGGATGCCTGCGGGTGTGTTCAGCCTGATCCAGGGCGGCAATCGCGAGGTCGGGCAGGCGCTTGTCCAGCATCCGCTGATCAAGGCGGTGGGCTTCACCGGATCTCTGGCCGGTGGCCGGGCGCTGTTCGATCTGTGCGCGCAGCGCGACGAGCCGATCCCGTTCTTCGGCGAATTGGGCAGCGTGAACCCGATGTTCGTCCTGCCCGAGGCCACAAAGGCCCGCGGCGCCGAGATCGGCAAGGGCTGGGCCGGAAGCCTCACCATGGGCGCGGGCCAGTTCTGCACCAATCCCGGCATCGCCGTGATCGGGAAAGGCGCCGAGGGCGATGCGTTCGTGAAGGCCGCAGCCGATGCGCTGAAGGAGGTCGGCCCGCAGGTGATGCTGACCGAGGGCATCGCGAAGGCCTATCGCGACGGCAAGTCCCGCTTCGACGGGCGCAACAGCGTCGAGCCAATCGTGACCACCGACAGCGCGGGCCGCGAAGCCAACCCCAATCTCTATGAAACCGACGCGCAGACCTATCTTCAGGATCACGCGCTTGGCGAGGAGGTGTTCGGCCCGCTGGGTCTGGTGATCCGCGTCGACGGCGTCGATGAGATGGTGCAGCTCGCCAAGGGATTCGAGGGTCAACTGACCGCGACGATTCATATGGATGACGGCGACACCGATGCGGCGCGCAAGCTGCTGCCGGTGCTGGAACGCAAGGCGGGCCGGGTGCTGGCGAACGGCTTTCCGACCGGCGTCGAGGTGGCCGATGCGATGGTTCACGGCGGACCTTACCCGGCCAGCACCAATTTCGGCGCGACATCCGTCGGCACGCTGTCCATCCGCCGTTTCCTGCGGCCGGTCAGCTTCCAGAACATCCCCGAGGGCGTGCTGCCCGCCGACATCGCCTGA